The following are encoded together in the Halopiger aswanensis genome:
- a CDS encoding DUF7344 domain-containing protein: MTATSNSALDRPEFVLAVLEWLDGREVPAAVIDDAFTLLASERRRLLLAVMTSYGEAITLPDAAEEVAVRETGQAVTELSGEQVANVYLSLYHDHLPRLVDAGLLEYDQERDLVSPAPLQ, encoded by the coding sequence ATGACAGCTACATCCAATTCAGCGCTCGACCGGCCGGAGTTCGTGCTCGCGGTACTCGAGTGGCTCGACGGCCGCGAGGTTCCCGCTGCCGTGATCGACGACGCGTTCACCTTACTCGCCAGCGAGCGGCGGCGGCTGCTCCTCGCGGTCATGACGAGCTACGGCGAGGCGATCACGCTCCCGGACGCTGCGGAGGAAGTCGCCGTCCGCGAAACCGGGCAGGCAGTCACGGAGCTGTCGGGCGAACAGGTAGCGAACGTCTACCTCTCGCTGTATCACGATCACCTCCCGCGACTGGTCGACGCCGGCCTCCTCGAGTACGATCAGGAGCGGGATCTGGTCTCGCCGGCGCCGCTCCAGTAG
- a CDS encoding Rieske (2Fe-2S) protein has product MDAESRIVALADVPTDSSYLFRVADEDGDRKEAILVASETAETGETDEPAESGASDETADGDASAGSVSCWLNYCQHFTHIKLDKGSGAAMRNGELVCENHGAYFEADSGYCTYGPCEGATLTELEVTVADGDVYLADEEYRFVGAGPIEDDDDLTSTSNVEF; this is encoded by the coding sequence ATGGACGCCGAATCCCGAATCGTGGCCCTCGCGGACGTGCCGACGGACTCGAGTTACCTGTTCCGGGTCGCCGACGAGGACGGCGATCGGAAGGAGGCGATTCTGGTCGCCAGCGAGACCGCCGAAACCGGCGAGACCGACGAACCGGCCGAGAGTGGGGCGAGCGATGAGACGGCGGACGGCGATGCCAGCGCCGGGAGCGTCTCCTGTTGGCTCAACTACTGCCAGCACTTCACCCACATCAAACTCGACAAGGGCTCGGGCGCGGCGATGCGAAACGGCGAACTCGTCTGCGAGAACCACGGCGCCTACTTCGAGGCCGACTCGGGCTACTGTACGTACGGCCCCTGCGAGGGCGCGACGCTAACCGAACTCGAGGTGACCGTCGCCGACGGAGACGTCTACCTAGCGGACGAGGAATACAGGTTCGTCGGTGCGGGGCCGATCGAGGACGACGACGATCTGACCTCGACATCGAACGTCGAGTTCTGA
- a CDS encoding saccharopine dehydrogenase family protein, translating to MDSLLIYGAYGDTGRLIAREAVARGGSPTVAGRDRRAVARLADGLGVDGRAFDLENGSLAARLEGFDAVLNCAGPFVETVDPLLEACLESGTDYLDITGEVAVFERLRQRDAAAREAGITLLPGVGFDVVPSDCLAAFLHAQLPSADELALGIKGSGSLSRGTARTMVEQLGSGGIVRRNGRLVKVPTAFRSREIDFGSGPEHAVTIPWGDVVTAAHTTGIGTIEVYAAAPPWADRLLSAVDSIGWLLERRAVERGLKRLVDARVDGPENPQSAGGHAVVWGEVTDDAGRRARARLRTPDPYALTAESAVIAAQRVLENRDRTGGGSVPNGFQTPASAFGPDFALELTDTDRELLAAPAESAVANEANSAGGSAQSTLESDD from the coding sequence ATGGATTCCCTTCTCATCTACGGCGCATACGGCGACACGGGACGGCTAATCGCCCGCGAGGCCGTCGCCCGAGGAGGGTCACCGACCGTCGCCGGCCGGGACCGCCGCGCCGTTGCGCGGCTGGCTGACGGACTCGGCGTCGACGGCCGCGCGTTCGACCTCGAAAACGGCTCGCTGGCCGCCCGCCTCGAAGGGTTCGACGCCGTCTTAAACTGCGCGGGCCCGTTCGTCGAGACGGTCGACCCGCTGCTCGAGGCTTGCCTCGAGTCGGGGACGGACTACCTCGACATCACCGGCGAGGTCGCGGTTTTCGAACGCCTGCGCCAGCGCGATGCGGCCGCGCGCGAGGCGGGGATCACGCTGTTGCCGGGCGTCGGCTTCGACGTCGTTCCCTCGGACTGTCTGGCCGCGTTTCTCCACGCACAGCTCCCGTCGGCCGACGAACTCGCGCTCGGGATCAAGGGCTCCGGCTCGCTCTCGCGGGGGACCGCGCGGACGATGGTCGAGCAACTCGGGAGCGGCGGCATCGTCCGTCGAAACGGGCGGCTCGTGAAGGTCCCCACGGCGTTTCGCAGCCGCGAGATCGACTTCGGTTCGGGACCGGAACACGCCGTCACGATCCCGTGGGGCGACGTCGTCACTGCGGCCCACACCACCGGCATCGGGACGATCGAAGTCTACGCCGCCGCGCCGCCGTGGGCCGACCGGCTCCTGTCGGCCGTCGACTCCATCGGCTGGTTACTCGAGCGTCGGGCCGTCGAACGCGGGTTGAAGCGGCTGGTCGACGCTCGCGTCGACGGCCCCGAGAACCCGCAGTCGGCCGGCGGCCACGCCGTCGTCTGGGGTGAGGTCACCGACGACGCGGGGCGGCGCGCCCGCGCCAGACTGCGGACGCCCGATCCGTACGCGCTGACCGCCGAGTCCGCGGTGATCGCAGCCCAGCGCGTGCTCGAGAATCGGGACCGAACGGGCGGCGGCTCGGTTCCGAACGGGTTCCAGACGCCGGCGTCGGCGTTCGGCCCCGACTTCGCGCTGGAACTGACGGATACCGACCGCGAACTGCTGGCGGCGCCGGCGGAGTCCGCCGTCGCAAACGAGGCAAACAGTGCTGGCGGATCGGCGCAGTCGACGCTCGAGTCGGACGATTAG
- a CDS encoding aminotransferase class IV produces the protein MTDDLLYHVDGDLVPAGEATVSVDDRGFRYGDAAFETLRAYGGTISAWDRHVDRLERTCESISLEHGLSAADLRERIDETLAANDLADAYVRLSITRGVQPGKLTPQPEVDPTVVVYVKPLPRGGLEGDPVWDEPATVQTVETRRVPDDAIPAGAKTHNYLNGILARAELRNLASDGAESADEALMFDCDGHVAEGATSNLCFVRHGTLHTPTTDGPVLPGITREIVLGLAKEAGIPVREERYDLEDVLAADEAFLTNRTWELRPVATLDGDEIGGGPVTDRLSRLYDERIEQACYQ, from the coding sequence ATGACCGACGACCTCCTATACCACGTCGACGGCGATCTCGTGCCCGCCGGCGAGGCGACCGTCAGCGTCGACGATCGCGGCTTCCGCTACGGCGACGCCGCCTTCGAGACGCTGCGGGCCTACGGCGGGACGATCTCCGCCTGGGACCGCCACGTCGACCGCCTCGAGCGCACCTGCGAGTCGATTTCCCTCGAGCACGGGCTCTCGGCCGCCGACCTCCGCGAGCGGATCGACGAGACGCTCGCGGCGAACGACCTCGCGGACGCCTACGTTCGACTGTCGATCACTCGCGGGGTCCAGCCGGGAAAGCTCACGCCCCAGCCCGAAGTCGATCCGACGGTCGTCGTCTACGTCAAACCGCTGCCCCGCGGCGGCCTCGAGGGCGACCCCGTCTGGGACGAGCCCGCGACAGTACAGACGGTCGAGACGCGACGGGTGCCAGACGACGCGATTCCGGCCGGTGCGAAGACGCACAACTACCTGAACGGAATCCTCGCCCGGGCGGAGCTTCGGAACCTCGCTTCTGACGGGGCCGAATCGGCCGACGAGGCGCTCATGTTCGACTGCGATGGCCACGTCGCCGAAGGTGCCACGAGCAACCTGTGTTTCGTTCGCCACGGGACACTTCACACCCCGACGACCGACGGGCCGGTACTGCCAGGAATCACGCGCGAAATCGTCCTCGGGTTAGCTAAAGAAGCCGGCATTCCAGTTCGGGAAGAACGGTACGATCTCGAGGACGTGCTCGCGGCCGACGAGGCGTTTCTGACGAACCGGACGTGGGAACTGCGCCCGGTCGCGACGCTGGACGGCGACGAGATCGGCGGCGGCCCGGTGACCGACCGGCTCTCGAGGCTGTACGACGAGCGGATCGAGCAAGCCTGTTACCAGTAG
- a CDS encoding anthranilate synthase component II — translation MRDRDGGAATSGETRILVVDNYDSFAYNLVQYVGEVADTVVVRRNDEVDLEGVRDLDPTGIVVSPGPGTPEEAGVSIPLFAETAYPILGVCLGHQALCAANGAPVVHAPDVVHGKPSTVTHDGDGIFEGLPADFQVGRYHSLAVERTDLPDALEETARTTDERGVLMAVRHREKPHVGVQFHPESILTRGHDDAATGDGISLRVGKRMIENFCRLAAAERSEA, via the coding sequence ATGCGTGACCGTGACGGCGGCGCCGCGACGAGCGGGGAAACGCGAATCCTCGTCGTCGACAACTACGACTCCTTCGCGTACAACCTCGTGCAGTACGTAGGTGAAGTCGCCGATACGGTCGTGGTGCGCCGCAACGACGAGGTCGACCTCGAGGGCGTCCGCGACCTCGATCCCACGGGGATCGTCGTCTCGCCCGGTCCCGGGACGCCCGAGGAGGCCGGCGTCTCGATCCCGCTGTTCGCCGAAACCGCGTATCCGATCCTCGGGGTCTGTCTCGGCCATCAGGCGCTGTGTGCCGCAAACGGCGCGCCGGTCGTCCACGCGCCCGACGTCGTCCACGGGAAGCCCTCGACCGTCACCCACGATGGGGACGGCATCTTCGAGGGGCTTCCCGCGGACTTCCAGGTCGGGCGCTACCACTCGCTGGCGGTCGAACGGACGGACCTGCCGGATGCGCTCGAGGAGACGGCCCGAACGACCGACGAGCGCGGCGTGTTGATGGCGGTTCGCCACCGCGAGAAGCCCCACGTCGGCGTCCAGTTCCACCCCGAGAGCATCCTCACGCGGGGCCACGACGACGCCGCGACCGGAGACGGCATCTCGCTGCGGGTCGGCAAGCGGATGATCGAGAACTTCTGTCGGCTCGCCGCCGCGGAGCGAAGCGAAGCATGA
- the pabB gene encoding aminodeoxychorismate synthase, component I codes for MSDPRVVTTLDSFRAAAREGLDRVRSGDDGPEPTTRTGTPTQLRIPVEVRVDAADPFLAYRRVREDSDGGAFLETTGGQPGWGYFGVDPVDRLTCAADAVARSRDGQSPTLAALEGLLAGDRLVRGDCDVPYPCGAVGWLSYDVARELEELPESAVDDRGLPRLEVGVYDRLAAWEAPVDGGDEREDASVTLRITACPRLTIERGTTEPTADAIEAAYERGRNRALELARAVREGDPSVGEPPVDRPDATFESDCGREAFADRVRRTKEYIRDGDTFQANISQRLVAPAAVHPVAAYDALRRVNPAPYSCLLEFRAADLVSASPELLLERDGDFVRTEPIAGTRPRGETPEEDDALEADLLSDEKERAEHAMLVDLERNDLGRVCAYGTVEVDEYRRIDRYSEVMHLVSNVTGRLRSDATLSDAVAAVFPGGTITGAPKPRTMEIVDVLEATRRGPYTGSVGIFGFDGRATLNIVIRTLVRHADEYHLRVGAGIVHDSDPEREYDETLAKARALITAVDEALGERAGLALEADDGTEDEPTVEDEPTETSLDGRGGGDSDA; via the coding sequence ATGAGCGATCCGCGCGTCGTCACGACGCTCGACTCGTTTCGGGCGGCCGCTCGCGAGGGGCTGGACCGAGTGCGGTCCGGCGATGACGGGCCCGAACCGACGACGCGCACCGGAACGCCCACCCAACTGCGGATTCCCGTCGAAGTTCGCGTCGACGCCGCCGATCCGTTTCTCGCCTACCGCCGGGTGCGCGAGGATTCGGACGGCGGCGCCTTCCTCGAGACGACCGGCGGGCAGCCCGGGTGGGGCTACTTCGGCGTCGATCCGGTCGACCGGCTCACCTGCGCTGCGGACGCGGTTGCCCGATCTCGAGACGGGCAGTCGCCGACGCTCGCCGCGCTCGAGGGGCTCTTGGCGGGGGACCGTCTCGTCCGCGGCGACTGCGACGTGCCCTACCCGTGCGGCGCCGTCGGCTGGCTCTCCTACGACGTCGCCCGGGAACTCGAGGAGTTACCCGAGTCGGCCGTCGACGACCGCGGCCTGCCGAGACTCGAGGTCGGCGTCTACGACCGGTTGGCGGCGTGGGAGGCGCCGGTCGACGGCGGCGATGAGAGGGAGGACGCGTCCGTCACCCTCCGCATCACGGCCTGTCCGCGGCTCACCATCGAACGGGGGACGACCGAACCGACAGCCGACGCGATCGAAGCCGCGTACGAACGCGGTCGCAACCGCGCGCTCGAACTCGCTCGAGCCGTCCGCGAGGGCGATCCGAGCGTCGGCGAGCCGCCGGTCGACCGACCGGACGCGACCTTCGAGAGCGATTGCGGTCGCGAGGCGTTCGCCGATCGCGTTCGACGGACTAAGGAGTACATTCGCGACGGCGACACCTTTCAGGCGAACATCTCTCAGCGGCTCGTCGCTCCCGCGGCGGTCCACCCGGTCGCGGCCTACGACGCCCTGCGGCGGGTGAACCCGGCGCCGTACTCGTGTCTGCTCGAGTTCCGGGCGGCCGATCTGGTGAGCGCGAGTCCCGAACTGTTACTCGAGCGCGACGGCGACTTCGTCCGCACGGAGCCCATCGCCGGGACCCGACCCCGCGGCGAGACGCCCGAGGAAGACGACGCGCTCGAGGCCGACCTCCTGAGCGACGAGAAGGAACGAGCCGAACACGCGATGCTGGTCGACTTAGAGCGCAACGACCTCGGGAGGGTCTGTGCGTACGGCACCGTCGAGGTCGACGAGTACCGGCGGATCGACCGCTACTCCGAGGTGATGCACCTCGTGTCGAACGTGACCGGTCGGTTGCGCTCGGACGCGACGCTGTCCGACGCCGTCGCGGCCGTCTTCCCCGGCGGAACGATCACCGGGGCACCCAAACCGCGGACGATGGAGATCGTAGACGTTCTCGAGGCGACGCGGCGCGGCCCCTACACCGGCAGCGTCGGAATCTTCGGCTTCGACGGCCGCGCGACGCTGAACATCGTCATCCGGACCCTGGTTCGACACGCCGACGAGTACCACCTCCGCGTGGGGGCGGGAATCGTCCACGACTCCGACCCGGAACGTGAGTACGACGAAACGCTGGCCAAGGCGCGAGCGCTCATCACCGCCGTCGACGAGGCGCTCGGCGAGCGGGCCGGGCTGGCGCTCGAGGCCGACGACGGGACCGAGGACGAACCGACGGTCGAAGACGAACCCACGGAAACCTCGCTCGACGGCCGCGGCGGCGGTGATTCCGATGCGTGA
- a CDS encoding helix-hairpin-helix domain-containing protein, which yields MAILEKLKSLLGLDESGSEPRSSREVGVTVEREGSRGSDRSESTPADQAAADEAAASGTDAAASTDSPTEPTETSEEAPEPPGSPGPKETDADTDTASTEAETADAEAATAAETAETDTEPETTEIDEAEVAIEDAEPDRDAGEDDGATEPEAETDLETEAETEAATEAEAEAESESEPTDESAETETGTESEDEPEPEPEPESEADDATDSEPVDVIKGIGPAYADRLADAGVETVDELAVADAADLAEQTDISEKRIQGWIDRAEVR from the coding sequence ATGGCAATCCTCGAAAAGCTGAAGTCATTGTTGGGACTCGACGAGTCCGGCTCGGAGCCGCGAAGCTCCCGCGAGGTCGGGGTTACGGTCGAACGCGAAGGATCGCGCGGGAGCGACCGGTCCGAATCGACGCCGGCGGACCAGGCGGCCGCGGACGAGGCCGCTGCCTCCGGAACCGACGCCGCGGCGTCGACGGACTCCCCGACGGAACCGACGGAAACGTCCGAGGAGGCGCCCGAGCCGCCCGGATCGCCGGGCCCGAAAGAAACGGACGCGGATACGGACACGGCGTCGACCGAAGCGGAGACGGCCGACGCCGAAGCAGCGACGGCAGCAGAGACCGCCGAGACCGACACCGAACCCGAAACGACGGAGATCGACGAGGCCGAAGTCGCGATCGAAGACGCGGAACCGGACCGCGACGCGGGCGAGGACGACGGGGCCACCGAACCGGAGGCGGAAACCGATCTCGAGACCGAGGCCGAGACCGAGGCCGCCACCGAAGCCGAAGCTGAAGCCGAATCGGAATCCGAGCCGACCGACGAGTCGGCGGAGACCGAGACCGGAACCGAGAGCGAGGACGAGCCGGAACCGGAACCCGAACCGGAGTCGGAAGCCGACGATGCGACCGACTCCGAACCCGTCGACGTCATCAAGGGTATCGGTCCCGCGTACGCCGACCGGCTCGCCGACGCCGGCGTCGAGACCGTCGACGAACTCGCGGTCGCCGACGCGGCCGACCTGGCCGAACAGACCGACATCTCCGAGAAGCGAATTCAGGGCTGGATCGACCGCGCCGAAGTCAGATAG
- a CDS encoding shikimate dehydrogenase, with protein MDVFGLLGNPVGHSLSPPMHEAAYEELDIDARYVTFEPDPDDLEAAVEGAAALGVTGLNVTIPFKRDALAVVEPDDLADRIGAVNTIDFTGDRPTGHNTDAGGALRALREQSDASLSLEGARAVVVGAGGAGRAIAFGLADADATVDIANRTESKAHDLADEVPNATGHGLDALEELLADADVLVNATSVGMEEDATPVPADALHGDLTVMDAVYRPLETRLLRDAADVGATTVDGAWMLLYQGVEAFERWTGRDAPVDAMNEALRSRL; from the coding sequence ATGGACGTCTTCGGTTTACTCGGCAACCCCGTCGGCCACTCACTGTCGCCGCCGATGCACGAGGCGGCCTACGAGGAACTGGACATCGACGCGCGCTACGTGACCTTCGAACCCGATCCCGACGACCTCGAGGCCGCGGTCGAGGGCGCCGCAGCCCTCGGCGTGACGGGACTGAACGTGACGATTCCGTTCAAACGGGACGCGCTCGCGGTCGTCGAACCCGACGACCTGGCCGACCGAATCGGCGCGGTGAACACGATCGACTTCACCGGGGACCGCCCCACGGGCCACAACACCGACGCCGGCGGCGCCCTGCGGGCGCTGCGAGAGCAATCGGACGCGTCCCTCTCGCTCGAGGGCGCCCGCGCGGTCGTCGTCGGCGCCGGCGGTGCGGGGCGAGCGATCGCGTTCGGACTCGCGGACGCCGACGCGACGGTCGACATCGCGAACCGGACCGAGTCGAAGGCCCACGACCTCGCCGACGAGGTACCGAACGCGACGGGTCACGGCCTCGACGCGCTCGAGGAACTCCTCGCGGACGCCGACGTACTGGTCAACGCCACGAGCGTCGGCATGGAGGAGGACGCGACGCCGGTGCCCGCCGACGCGCTCCACGGCGACCTGACCGTGATGGACGCTGTATATCGGCCACTCGAGACTAGGCTCCTTCGGGACGCGGCCGACGTCGGCGCGACGACGGTCGACGGCGCCTGGATGCTGCTCTACCAGGGCGTCGAGGCCTTCGAGCGCTGGACGGGACGGGACGCGCCGGTCGACGCGATGAACGAGGCGCTGCGATCGCGGCTCTGA
- a CDS encoding calcium/sodium antiporter, whose translation MLSGIALDVVLLAAGIVALYGGAELLVAGAGRLAIGIGLRAATVGVTVIAFATTAPELFVSTIGALNVSTDIGLGTIVGSNIANIGLVLGVSALIKPLSVTEIVVRRHVPFMILAAILLVALGANGTIGRLEGAIFLLVLAGFTAYLLYYVNADPAPMVDEPDAGEGISIKDVALVLGGLLVLVVGSRWLISGGTGLLSALGVSELVIGLTVLALGTSLPELAASAVGAVRGETEFAIGNVVGSNIYNILAVLGIVALITPIDVAASTLRFELPIMVAFTVVLVGMMGYGRRLTRLDGAALVVGYAGFIYLLAT comes from the coding sequence ATGCTCTCCGGGATCGCGCTCGACGTCGTGCTACTGGCTGCCGGCATCGTCGCGCTGTACGGCGGTGCGGAACTGCTCGTCGCCGGCGCTGGCCGGCTCGCGATCGGCATCGGCCTCCGCGCGGCGACCGTCGGCGTCACCGTCATCGCGTTCGCGACGACCGCGCCCGAACTCTTCGTCTCGACCATCGGCGCGCTGAACGTCTCGACCGACATCGGGCTCGGCACGATCGTCGGCTCGAACATCGCGAACATCGGGCTCGTACTGGGCGTCTCGGCGCTCATCAAACCGCTTTCGGTCACCGAAATCGTCGTCCGTCGGCACGTCCCCTTCATGATCCTCGCGGCGATCCTGCTCGTCGCGCTCGGCGCGAACGGCACGATCGGTCGGCTCGAAGGTGCGATCTTCCTGCTCGTGCTCGCCGGATTCACCGCCTATCTGCTCTACTACGTCAACGCGGATCCCGCGCCGATGGTGGACGAGCCGGACGCGGGCGAGGGGATCTCGATCAAAGACGTCGCGCTCGTCCTCGGCGGGTTACTGGTGCTCGTCGTCGGTTCGCGATGGCTCATCTCCGGCGGCACCGGCCTGCTGTCCGCGCTCGGCGTCTCGGAACTGGTGATCGGGCTGACGGTGCTCGCGCTCGGCACCTCGCTGCCGGAACTGGCGGCGTCGGCCGTCGGCGCCGTCCGCGGCGAGACCGAGTTCGCCATCGGCAACGTCGTCGGTTCGAACATCTACAACATCCTCGCGGTTTTGGGGATCGTCGCGCTCATCACGCCGATCGACGTCGCCGCGAGTACACTCCGATTCGAACTCCCGATCATGGTCGCGTTCACCGTCGTCCTGGTCGGGATGATGGGCTACGGCAGGCGGCTCACGCGACTCGACGGCGCCGCGCTGGTCGTCGGGTACGCCGGCTTCATCTATCTCCTCGCAACCTGA
- a CDS encoding DUF7344 domain-containing protein, translating into MSSPPVDEPTPAVAFDALATVRRRCLLAVLLERRDRSVASESSAPTETGADAESATDPLSLATLATEVAALEAGQPIVSNDHCSHVHVSLVHAHVPKLADVGLVERETDGDETTVSLAAHPLLEADWVRTLLESPVDGDIGDDDLLDRTCEVFRSARCRTACRVLARHRGAVPLDDLATLIAAREGADDRRLVDVTEGEVRDVSTDLEHGRLPALADAGLVTYDRDAATAALATDAPQWRTDWLAASPLAPIADRLETASTSLPSENSGSRRPEAASSVPDGVRGEFDVDTGSESDDDERDGSGADGTPSCWAIDGAEPIVERGHNIAAGAEDELFVTVPDDGILQQQCLERWRAAADRGVDVYVGSRSPQVRETVRAAVPDATVCEPQLDWLNFPADRVHHGRVVFADRERVMLVTIDDGGSNGSATDDTPSATAVTGEGPDNALVALVREHLGPRLDRLESTREGRESEETDGTPSPLPM; encoded by the coding sequence ATGAGTTCTCCCCCCGTCGACGAACCGACTCCCGCCGTCGCGTTCGACGCTCTCGCTACCGTTCGCCGACGCTGTTTGCTCGCCGTGCTCCTCGAACGGCGCGACCGATCGGTTGCATCCGAATCGTCGGCCCCGACCGAAACGGGGGCCGACGCTGAATCGGCGACCGATCCCCTGTCGCTCGCGACGCTCGCCACCGAAGTCGCCGCCCTCGAGGCCGGCCAGCCGATCGTCTCCAACGACCACTGTTCGCACGTCCACGTCTCGTTAGTGCACGCCCACGTCCCGAAGCTCGCGGACGTCGGCCTCGTCGAGCGCGAGACCGACGGCGACGAGACGACGGTTTCGCTCGCCGCCCATCCGCTTCTGGAGGCCGACTGGGTTCGCACCCTACTCGAGTCGCCGGTCGACGGCGACATTGGCGACGACGATTTGCTGGATCGGACCTGCGAAGTGTTCCGATCGGCCCGCTGTCGAACCGCTTGTCGGGTGCTCGCTCGCCACCGCGGGGCCGTTCCGCTCGACGACCTCGCGACGCTAATCGCAGCGCGAGAGGGCGCTGACGATCGGCGCCTTGTCGACGTCACCGAAGGGGAGGTACGGGACGTCTCGACGGACCTCGAGCACGGGCGCCTTCCCGCGCTCGCCGACGCGGGGCTCGTCACGTACGACCGCGACGCGGCGACGGCTGCGCTCGCGACCGACGCCCCGCAGTGGCGAACCGACTGGCTGGCGGCGAGTCCGCTCGCGCCGATCGCCGATCGGCTCGAGACGGCGTCGACCTCACTGCCGTCAGAAAACAGCGGCTCGAGACGGCCCGAGGCGGCTTCGTCGGTGCCGGACGGGGTACGCGGGGAGTTCGACGTCGACACCGGGAGCGAGTCGGACGACGATGAGCGGGACGGCTCGGGCGCCGACGGAACACCGTCGTGCTGGGCGATCGACGGTGCGGAACCCATCGTCGAACGGGGCCACAACATCGCCGCCGGCGCCGAGGACGAACTGTTCGTGACGGTTCCCGACGACGGCATCCTCCAACAGCAGTGTCTCGAGCGCTGGCGCGCGGCCGCCGACCGCGGGGTCGACGTCTACGTCGGCTCGCGGTCGCCGCAGGTTCGGGAGACCGTCCGCGCCGCGGTTCCCGACGCAACGGTTTGTGAACCGCAACTCGACTGGCTCAACTTTCCCGCCGATCGGGTCCACCACGGCCGCGTCGTCTTCGCGGACCGCGAGCGGGTCATGCTCGTAACGATCGACGACGGCGGATCCAACGGGAGCGCAACTGACGACACGCCGAGCGCGACTGCGGTCACCGGCGAAGGCCCGGACAACGCGCTGGTCGCACTCGTACGCGAACATCTCGGGCCGCGGTTGGACCGCCTCGAGTCGACGCGGGAGGGCCGCGAGAGCGAAGAAACGGACGGGACGCCGTCGCCGCTGCCGATGTGA